In one window of Pseudomonas putida DNA:
- a CDS encoding ATPase domain-containing protein — protein MVETLKRLATGIEGLDALLKGGLVAGSSYIVQGPPGAGKTILANQLACGHVRDGGRVLVATLLSESHERLFKYLSTLEFFDQTLVGDQIQFVSAFDTLQDEGLEAVVRLLRQEIARQQASLLIVDGLLNARARAETSLDTKKFVAELQGHAAFAGCTVLLLTSARLDEGSPEHTMVDGVIELGEQLEGSRAVRHIQLRKTRGSGALSGVHECLINEAGLQVYPRLEALYSHPSNLGSDTLVRITTGVKALDGMLDGGLAEGSVSLLMGPSGAGKSSLGLGFLAAATPEAPALHFGFYEPPARLRLKAASLGYDFAEMERQGALQLSWQPTTEGLLDQVGARLLAQVQALGARRVVIDSLGAFARLAFDQARLNGFFRALTGELRARGVSVMLTWEMRDLFGSEITSPAPDLSSIVDNLFLMRFVELESQLRRVLSILKVRDSHYDPALHELAIGADGITLRNAFAGASGVLSGTAVPQGDR, from the coding sequence ATGGTAGAAACACTCAAGCGACTGGCGACCGGTATCGAGGGCCTGGATGCGCTGCTCAAGGGCGGCCTGGTAGCCGGATCCTCGTACATCGTCCAGGGGCCGCCCGGGGCGGGCAAGACCATCCTCGCCAACCAGTTGGCCTGCGGCCATGTGCGTGACGGCGGGCGTGTGTTGGTCGCGACTTTGCTCAGCGAGTCCCATGAGCGCCTGTTCAAGTACCTCTCGACCCTGGAGTTCTTCGATCAGACGCTGGTGGGCGACCAGATTCAGTTCGTCAGTGCCTTCGATACGTTGCAGGACGAAGGGCTGGAAGCGGTGGTGCGTCTGTTGCGCCAGGAGATCGCCAGGCAGCAGGCCAGCTTGTTGATCGTCGATGGCCTGCTCAATGCTCGGGCGCGGGCCGAAACCAGTCTCGATACCAAGAAATTTGTCGCCGAACTGCAAGGGCACGCGGCATTTGCCGGCTGCACGGTGTTGCTGTTGACCAGCGCTCGCCTCGATGAGGGCAGCCCGGAGCACACCATGGTCGATGGCGTCATCGAGTTGGGTGAACAGCTCGAGGGCAGCCGCGCAGTGCGTCATATACAGTTGCGCAAAACCCGAGGCAGCGGTGCACTATCGGGGGTTCATGAATGCCTGATCAACGAGGCAGGGCTGCAGGTCTATCCGCGCCTGGAGGCGTTGTACAGCCACCCGAGCAACCTGGGTTCTGACACCTTGGTGCGTATCACCACGGGTGTGAAAGCGTTGGACGGGATGCTCGATGGTGGTCTGGCCGAAGGGTCGGTGAGCCTGCTCATGGGGCCGTCGGGAGCGGGCAAGTCATCCCTTGGGCTCGGCTTTCTTGCAGCGGCCACGCCTGAGGCGCCGGCGCTGCATTTTGGTTTCTACGAGCCGCCTGCTCGCCTGAGGTTGAAGGCTGCCTCGCTGGGCTACGACTTTGCCGAAATGGAACGCCAGGGTGCCTTGCAGCTCAGCTGGCAACCGACCACCGAGGGCTTGCTCGATCAGGTTGGCGCACGCTTGCTCGCGCAGGTACAGGCGTTGGGGGCGAGGCGTGTGGTGATCGACAGCCTGGGCGCCTTCGCTCGACTCGCTTTCGATCAGGCGCGGCTCAACGGTTTCTTCCGAGCCCTGACCGGCGAGCTGCGCGCACGGGGTGTCAGTGTGATGCTGACCTGGGAGATGCGCGACCTGTTCGGCTCGGAAATCACGTCACCGGCACCGGACCTGTCGAGCATCGTCGACAACCTGTTCCTGATGCGTTTCGTCGAACTGGAGTCGCAGCTGCGGCGTGTGTTGTCGATTCTCAAGGTCCGTGACAGCCACTATGATCCGGCACTCCACGAGCTGGCTATCGGCGCCGATGGCATTACCCTGCGCAACGCATTCGCGGGGGCCAGCGGTGTGCTGTCGGGCACGGCCGTACCCCAGGGGGACCGCTGA
- a CDS encoding response regulator produces MNSILIVDDEYLIADILGFALEDEGFLVEKASNGRKALEALREKRVDLVITDYMMPVLNGEELARAIRNELQLPDLPVILMSGAQAYEGHRLTELFSAVFDKPFDMDRMIAKVRELLSP; encoded by the coding sequence ATGAACAGCATCCTGATCGTCGATGATGAATACCTGATCGCCGACATCCTCGGATTCGCCCTGGAGGATGAGGGTTTTCTGGTAGAAAAGGCCAGCAATGGGCGCAAGGCGCTGGAGGCCCTGAGAGAGAAGCGGGTTGACCTGGTGATCACCGACTACATGATGCCGGTGCTCAATGGCGAGGAGCTGGCCAGGGCGATCCGCAATGAGCTGCAGCTGCCCGATCTGCCGGTCATTCTCATGAGCGGCGCGCAGGCCTACGAGGGGCACAGGCTAACGGAACTGTTCAGCGCGGTGTTCGACAAACCGTTCGACATGGACCGCATGATCGCCAAGGTCCGCGAACTGTTGAGTCCCTGA
- the modA gene encoding molybdate ABC transporter substrate-binding protein: MRIRLPHLAVSALASLISLNSAWADEVQVAVAANFTAPIQAIAKDFEKDTGHKLVAAFGATGQFYAQIKNGAPFEVFLAADDSTPAKLEQEKEIVERSRFTYAIGTLALWSAKPGYVDDKGEVLKKNDFQHLSIANPKAAPYGLAATQVLDKLKLTEATKGKIVEGQNITQAFQFVSTGNAELGFVALSQIYKDGKVENGSAWIVPSSLHDPIRQDAVILNKGKDNPAAKALVEYLKGPKAAAVIKSYGYEI, translated from the coding sequence ATGCGTATTCGCCTGCCCCACCTGGCCGTCAGCGCCCTGGCCAGCCTGATTTCCCTCAATAGCGCCTGGGCCGATGAAGTTCAGGTGGCCGTGGCAGCCAACTTTACCGCGCCGATCCAGGCGATCGCCAAGGACTTCGAGAAAGACACCGGACACAAGCTGGTCGCAGCCTTTGGCGCCACCGGACAGTTCTACGCGCAGATCAAGAACGGCGCGCCGTTCGAAGTGTTCCTCGCCGCCGACGACAGCACCCCTGCCAAACTTGAGCAGGAAAAGGAAATCGTCGAACGCTCGCGCTTCACCTACGCCATCGGCACCCTCGCCCTGTGGTCTGCCAAGCCCGGTTATGTCGACGACAAGGGTGAGGTGTTGAAGAAGAACGACTTCCAGCACCTGTCCATCGCCAACCCCAAGGCCGCGCCCTACGGCCTGGCCGCGACCCAGGTGCTGGACAAACTCAAGCTGACCGAAGCCACCAAGGGCAAGATCGTCGAAGGGCAGAACATCACTCAGGCCTTCCAGTTCGTCTCCACCGGCAACGCCGAACTGGGCTTCGTCGCCCTGTCGCAGATCTACAAGGATGGCAAGGTCGAAAACGGTTCGGCGTGGATCGTCCCGTCCAGCCTGCACGACCCGATTCGCCAGGACGCGGTGATTCTCAACAAAGGCAAGGATAATCCGGCGGCCAAGGCCTTGGTCGAGTACCTCAAGGGTCCGAAAGCCGCTGCGGTGATCAAGTCCTACGGCTATGAAATCTGA
- a CDS encoding two-component system sensor histidine kinase NtrB, whose product MVSTDRPAPPLMTANRYEQLVQAVVDYAIYMLDPTGHVVSWNPGAERIKGYCADEVIGRHFSLFFTPQDCADGRPARLLRQALEQGVAQDEGWRVRKDGTQFWALAALDVVRDEHGEIIGLAKVTRDITDRRESALQLDTMRAQLFQAQKLEALGQLTGGLAHDFNNLLTIILSSARLARASGDPQRIERLLEHILEAGQRGSQLTGQLLSFARHRQLNVSTISPDELVASTRSLVEHALPDGIDLIAQVAPELPTIEVDAGQLQMVLLNLLFNARDAISGKGTIGLDVTVVELAGEVEALHGRFLRFDVQDSGHGIDAQVLPRIFEPFFTTKAFGKGTGLGLSQVYGFAKQSNGAICVASSVGEGTRMSLYLPVSSKVPEP is encoded by the coding sequence ATGGTTTCGACCGATCGTCCTGCCCCGCCGCTCATGACTGCCAATCGCTACGAACAGCTGGTGCAGGCGGTGGTGGATTACGCCATCTACATGCTCGATCCGACCGGTCACGTCGTGTCCTGGAACCCAGGGGCCGAGCGGATCAAGGGCTATTGTGCCGACGAGGTGATCGGTCGGCATTTCTCGTTGTTCTTCACGCCACAGGATTGCGCCGACGGTCGCCCGGCACGCCTGCTGCGCCAGGCGCTGGAGCAGGGCGTGGCGCAGGATGAAGGTTGGCGAGTGCGCAAGGACGGTACGCAGTTCTGGGCTCTGGCGGCGCTGGATGTGGTGCGCGATGAGCATGGCGAGATCATCGGCCTGGCCAAGGTGACGCGCGATATCACGGATCGACGTGAATCGGCGTTGCAGCTCGACACGATGCGAGCGCAGCTGTTCCAGGCGCAGAAGCTCGAGGCCTTGGGGCAACTGACTGGTGGTCTGGCCCATGACTTCAACAACCTGCTGACCATCATCCTCAGCTCGGCGCGCCTGGCGCGTGCCAGTGGCGATCCGCAGCGGATAGAGCGCCTGCTCGAACACATCCTCGAGGCCGGGCAGCGTGGCTCGCAATTGACAGGCCAGTTGCTCAGCTTCGCTCGCCACCGGCAACTGAACGTCAGCACCATCTCCCCTGACGAGTTGGTTGCGTCCACCCGCAGCCTGGTGGAGCACGCCTTGCCTGACGGCATCGACCTCATCGCGCAGGTGGCGCCAGAGTTGCCGACGATCGAGGTGGATGCCGGGCAGCTGCAGATGGTCTTGCTCAACCTGCTGTTCAATGCCCGTGATGCCATCAGCGGCAAGGGGACGATCGGCCTGGACGTGACAGTTGTTGAACTGGCGGGTGAGGTAGAGGCGCTGCACGGGCGCTTCCTGCGTTTCGATGTGCAGGACAGCGGCCACGGGATCGATGCGCAGGTGCTGCCGCGAATCTTCGAGCCTTTTTTCACCACCAAGGCTTTTGGTAAGGGAACCGGGCTGGGGTTGAGTCAGGTCTATGGTTTTGCCAAGCAGAGCAATGGTGCGATCTGCGTAGCAAGTTCGGTCGGTGAGGGCACGCGCATGAGCCTTTACCTGCCGGTTTCATCGAAAGTGCCCGAACCCTGA
- a CDS encoding c-type cytochrome translates to MNPMSRVMIGGLLILAWPAAHAVDGQKIFTQGGQNPAAMACLGCHGPDGKGIAAAGFPRLSGLSAGYLSKQLEDFRSGSRKQPVMEPLAKALSDEEIRSVSAWLAEQPSDPVTGSRRQQMASDPTERLALYGDWSRQIPGCVQCHGPGGAGVGEHFPPLAGQPAAYLVAQLNAWRDGSRRNDPNQLMVGVAKAMTDAEVTAIADYFAHAARQEVAP, encoded by the coding sequence ATGAACCCGATGAGTCGCGTCATGATCGGCGGTCTGCTGATCCTGGCCTGGCCCGCGGCGCATGCCGTCGATGGCCAGAAAATCTTCACCCAGGGCGGGCAGAATCCCGCCGCCATGGCCTGTCTCGGTTGCCATGGCCCGGACGGCAAAGGTATCGCCGCTGCCGGTTTTCCCCGCCTGTCCGGCTTGTCTGCCGGATACCTGAGCAAGCAACTCGAGGACTTTCGCTCGGGTAGCCGCAAGCAGCCGGTCATGGAGCCGCTTGCCAAGGCGCTGAGCGACGAGGAGATCCGCTCGGTCAGCGCTTGGCTGGCCGAGCAGCCTTCCGACCCGGTTACGGGTTCGCGCCGTCAGCAAATGGCCAGCGATCCGACCGAACGCCTGGCCTTGTACGGCGACTGGAGCCGGCAGATTCCCGGTTGTGTGCAGTGCCATGGCCCAGGTGGTGCGGGGGTTGGCGAGCACTTTCCGCCACTGGCCGGACAACCGGCGGCTTACCTGGTTGCGCAGCTCAATGCCTGGCGCGACGGTAGCAGGCGTAACGACCCTAACCAACTGATGGTCGGTGTGGCCAAGGCCATGACCGATGCCGAGGTGACGGCAATCGCCGACTACTTCGCCCACGCCGCCCGCCAGGAGGTCGCACCATGA
- a CDS encoding DNA topoisomerase IB: MPEITLPRTLHYVDDTQPGLSRRLWRGRFIYLSPDGERVRDTETLARIAALVIPPAYTDVWICLDPQGHLQATGRDARGRKQYRYHSEWRTLRDEHKYGRMLAFAQALPGLRQHLDQHLARPGMDREKVMALVVSLLDNTLIRIGNRQYLRDNQSYGLTTLRNRHVEVRGNTIRFQFRGKRGVEHSITVRDRRLAQLLKRCMELPGQELFQYLDEDGQRHRIGSSDINLFLQQLTGADFTAKDYRTWGGSALALSLLRPLAWQPEAEAKRQVAAIVREVATRLGNTPAVCRRCYIHPALLEHFHLGRLAELPRVRARKGLEQEEVALLRFLQALEAL, translated from the coding sequence ATGCCCGAGATCACCCTGCCCCGCACCCTGCACTATGTCGACGACACCCAGCCCGGCCTGAGCCGACGCCTTTGGCGTGGGCGCTTCATCTACCTCAGCCCTGATGGCGAGCGCGTGCGCGACACGGAGACGCTGGCGCGTATCGCGGCGCTGGTCATCCCGCCCGCCTATACCGATGTGTGGATCTGCCTCGACCCACAAGGCCACCTGCAAGCCACCGGTCGCGATGCCCGTGGGCGCAAGCAGTACCGCTACCACAGCGAGTGGCGCACGCTACGCGACGAGCACAAGTACGGGCGCATGCTGGCCTTCGCGCAAGCGTTGCCAGGGCTGCGCCAGCACCTGGACCAGCACCTGGCACGCCCCGGGATGGACCGGGAAAAGGTCATGGCACTGGTGGTCAGCCTGCTCGACAACACGCTGATCCGCATCGGCAACCGTCAATACCTGCGCGACAACCAGTCCTACGGACTGACCACCCTGCGCAACCGACATGTCGAAGTCAGGGGCAACACCATTCGCTTCCAGTTTCGCGGCAAGCGCGGCGTCGAGCACAGCATCACCGTGCGCGACCGGCGCCTGGCGCAACTGCTCAAGCGCTGCATGGAGCTGCCTGGCCAGGAACTCTTCCAGTACCTGGACGAGGACGGCCAGCGCCATCGCATCGGCTCCAGTGACATCAACCTGTTCCTCCAGCAACTGACCGGTGCCGACTTCACCGCCAAGGACTACCGCACCTGGGGCGGCAGCGCACTGGCCCTGAGCCTGCTGCGTCCGCTGGCCTGGCAGCCTGAGGCCGAGGCCAAGCGCCAGGTCGCGGCCATCGTCCGCGAGGTTGCAACGCGCCTGGGCAACACGCCGGCGGTGTGCCGACGCTGCTACATCCATCCAGCGCTGCTCGAGCACTTCCACCTGGGCCGCCTTGCCGAACTTCCGCGAGTGCGGGCACGCAAAGGCCTGGAGCAGGAAGAGGTGGCCCTGTTGCGTTTTCTGCAGGCACTCGAAGCGCTGTGA
- a CDS encoding MFS transporter, whose protein sequence is MSSPAISLQHSSRQVWSAVLAMSLCAFALVASEFLPVSLLTPIASDLSLTEGQAGQAISISGFLAVITSLLLSSLTQGIDRKPVLLATTALMLVSGGMVAFAPNYLTLMVGRAVLGIAIGGYWSMSTAVTMRIAPEALVPKAIAVMQGGTALATAIAAPVGSYLGGMIGWRGAFFCVVPLAALALIWQAFTLPAMPSERTQVSATGSLRLLGDSKVALGMAAVAFLFMGQFTLFTYLRPFLETVTHVDVPTLSLLLLIIGVAGLVGTMLVGSFVSRNLNRILIGIPLIMTATAFAVIAVGNWVVPVAALLGLWGLVATCAPVGWFTWLAKALPHNAEAGGGLMVAVIQLAITAGATAGGVLYDEMGYQATFIASSAFLFIATTLSVITSRR, encoded by the coding sequence ATGAGCAGCCCAGCAATCTCCCTTCAACACTCAAGTCGTCAGGTCTGGAGCGCTGTCCTGGCGATGTCACTCTGTGCTTTCGCATTGGTGGCATCTGAATTCTTGCCGGTGAGCCTGCTCACGCCGATTGCATCCGATTTGTCATTGACTGAGGGGCAGGCCGGCCAGGCTATTTCCATCTCCGGCTTCCTTGCTGTCATCACAAGCTTGTTGCTCTCCAGCTTAACCCAGGGGATCGACCGCAAGCCTGTCCTGCTGGCCACAACGGCGCTCATGCTGGTTTCGGGTGGGATGGTGGCCTTTGCTCCGAACTATCTCACCTTGATGGTAGGGCGCGCCGTGCTTGGGATTGCCATTGGTGGTTATTGGTCGATGTCCACTGCAGTAACGATGCGCATCGCACCTGAAGCGCTCGTTCCGAAGGCCATTGCCGTTATGCAGGGCGGTACAGCTTTGGCCACGGCAATCGCAGCGCCAGTTGGAAGCTACCTAGGCGGCATGATTGGCTGGAGAGGGGCATTTTTTTGCGTCGTGCCATTGGCCGCATTGGCGTTGATCTGGCAAGCATTCACACTGCCGGCCATGCCGAGTGAGCGGACTCAAGTTTCGGCCACCGGCTCCTTGCGTTTGCTGGGAGACAGCAAAGTCGCTCTCGGCATGGCTGCAGTAGCGTTTCTCTTCATGGGTCAGTTCACGCTATTCACATATCTGCGACCCTTCCTGGAAACGGTCACGCATGTCGATGTGCCCACGCTCTCGCTCCTGCTCTTGATCATCGGTGTGGCAGGATTGGTGGGCACCATGTTGGTCGGCTCCTTCGTTAGCCGAAACCTGAATAGGATTTTGATAGGCATACCGTTGATCATGACTGCCACCGCATTTGCCGTGATCGCGGTTGGTAACTGGGTGGTTCCGGTCGCCGCATTGCTGGGGCTCTGGGGGCTGGTTGCGACCTGTGCGCCTGTTGGGTGGTTCACTTGGTTGGCCAAAGCGCTGCCACACAATGCAGAAGCCGGTGGTGGCTTGATGGTCGCGGTTATTCAGTTGGCGATCACTGCTGGTGCAACTGCAGGCGGGGTGCTGTACGACGAGATGGGTTATCAGGCTACCTTCATTGCCAGTAGCGCGTTCTTGTTCATCGCAACCACGCTGAGTGTTATCACAAGTCGCAGGTGA
- the modC gene encoding molybdenum ABC transporter ATP-binding protein, translating into MSSRMHARLKLARDDFTLDVDLDLPGRGISALFGHSGSGKTSCLRCLAGLERASEAYIEINGEVWEDSRHGTFLAPHRRPVGYVFQEASLFAHLSVRGNLEFGWRRVSASERKVGLDQACQLLGIGHLLERKPITLSGGEAQRVGIARALLSSPRLLLMDEPLAALDGPRKREILPYLERLHDELDIPVVYVSHSQDEVARLADHLVLLEQGKVMASGPIGQTLARLDLSLAQSEEAGVVLEGVVIGHQPDYGLFDLRLPGSDGALLRIAHPDLHVGSTLRLKVHARDVSLTLAHDGTSSILNRLPVTVRECRPADNPAHVLVSLDAAGSALLARITRYSADQLGLQPGQMLWAQIKSVALLA; encoded by the coding sequence ATGAGTTCACGCATGCACGCACGCCTGAAACTGGCGCGCGACGACTTCACCCTGGATGTCGACCTCGACCTGCCGGGCCGCGGGATCAGCGCCCTGTTCGGCCATTCGGGCTCAGGCAAGACTTCCTGCCTGCGCTGCCTGGCCGGCCTGGAACGCGCCAGCGAAGCCTACATCGAGATCAACGGCGAGGTGTGGGAAGACAGTCGCCACGGCACTTTCCTCGCCCCGCATCGACGCCCGGTGGGCTATGTGTTCCAGGAGGCCAGCCTGTTTGCGCACCTCTCGGTGCGCGGCAATCTGGAATTCGGCTGGCGGCGGGTCTCGGCCAGCGAACGCAAGGTCGGACTGGACCAGGCCTGCCAGTTGCTGGGGATCGGGCACTTGCTCGAACGCAAGCCCATCACCCTCTCCGGCGGCGAAGCGCAGCGTGTCGGCATCGCTCGCGCCCTGCTCAGCAGCCCCCGGCTGCTGCTGATGGATGAGCCCCTGGCCGCCCTGGACGGCCCGCGCAAGCGCGAGATCCTGCCCTACCTCGAACGCCTGCACGACGAGCTCGACATCCCTGTGGTGTATGTCAGCCACTCCCAGGACGAGGTCGCACGCCTGGCCGATCATCTGGTACTGCTGGAGCAGGGCAAGGTCATGGCCAGCGGCCCGATCGGCCAGACGCTCGCGCGCCTCGATCTCTCGCTGGCGCAGAGCGAGGAAGCGGGTGTGGTGCTCGAAGGTGTGGTGATCGGCCACCAACCCGACTATGGACTGTTCGACCTGCGCTTGCCGGGCAGCGACGGTGCGCTGCTGCGCATCGCCCATCCCGACCTGCATGTCGGCAGCACCCTGCGCCTCAAGGTCCACGCCCGCGATGTCAGCCTGACCCTCGCCCACGACGGCACCTCGAGCATCCTCAACCGCTTGCCGGTGACCGTGCGAGAATGTCGCCCGGCCGACAACCCGGCGCACGTGCTGGTCAGCCTCGACGCTGCCGGCAGCGCCTTGCTCGCGCGCATCACCCGGTACTCGGCAGACCAGCTCGGCCTGCAGCCGGGCCAGATGCTGTGGGCGCAGATCAAGTCGGTGGCGCTGTTGGCCTGA
- the modB gene encoding molybdate ABC transporter permease subunit produces the protein MPLDASDLGAIWLTVKLASLTTLILLVVGTPIAWWLARTRSWLRGPVGAVVALPLVLPPTVIGFYLLIALGPHGWLGQATQALGLGTVVFSFTGLVIGSVVYSMPFVVQPLQNAFSAIGQRPLEVAATLRASPWDTFIHVVLPLARPGFITASILGFAHTVGEFGVVLMIGGNIPDKTRVVSVQIFDHVEAMAYSQAHWLAGAMLVFSFLVLLMLYAGRRGKAGWS, from the coding sequence ATGCCACTCGACGCCAGTGACCTGGGGGCGATCTGGCTGACCGTCAAACTGGCCAGCCTGACCACACTGATCCTGCTGGTGGTGGGCACGCCCATCGCCTGGTGGCTGGCACGCACCCGCTCATGGCTGCGCGGGCCCGTCGGGGCAGTCGTGGCACTGCCCCTGGTGCTGCCACCGACCGTGATCGGTTTCTACCTGCTGATCGCGCTCGGCCCCCACGGCTGGCTTGGTCAGGCCACCCAGGCGCTGGGGCTAGGCACCGTGGTGTTCAGCTTTACCGGGCTGGTGATCGGCTCGGTGGTGTACTCCATGCCGTTCGTGGTCCAGCCCCTGCAGAACGCCTTCAGCGCCATCGGCCAGCGCCCGCTGGAAGTGGCCGCAACGCTGCGGGCCAGTCCTTGGGACACCTTCATCCACGTGGTGCTGCCGCTGGCCAGGCCGGGCTTCATCACTGCCAGCATCCTCGGCTTTGCCCATACCGTCGGCGAGTTCGGTGTGGTACTGATGATCGGTGGCAACATCCCCGACAAGACCCGCGTGGTTTCGGTGCAGATCTTCGATCACGTCGAAGCCATGGCCTATTCGCAAGCGCACTGGCTGGCCGGTGCGATGCTGGTGTTCTCCTTCCTGGTGCTGCTGATGCTCTATGCCGGCCGCCGTGGCAAGGCTGGCTGGAGCTGA
- a CDS encoding DUF1883 domain-containing protein: MKFVHQREHLNEDDIVVIECSQRCNIRLMNDANFRSFKNGGRHTYHGGLFERFPAKITVPSTGFWNITLDTVTARPISVTRKPTFTHKIKIIRRSSSKLG; encoded by the coding sequence ATGAAATTCGTCCACCAGCGCGAGCACCTCAACGAGGATGACATCGTCGTTATCGAGTGCTCCCAGCGCTGCAACATCCGCCTGATGAACGACGCCAACTTCCGCAGCTTCAAGAACGGCGGTCGCCACACTTACCACGGCGGCCTGTTCGAACGCTTCCCGGCGAAAATCACCGTCCCCAGCACCGGTTTCTGGAACATCACGCTCGATACCGTGACCGCCCGCCCGATCTCGGTGACGCGCAAGCCGACCTTCACCCACAAGATCAAGATCATCCGTCGCTCGTCGTCGAAACTCGGATAA
- a CDS encoding alpha/beta hydrolase — translation MASSLTAGAADMSHGANNFYQSGQVSLERVTFKNQFQMTTVGNLYLPTKQSVNAKHPAIIVGHPMGAVKEQSSNLYAQKLAEQGFVTLAIDLSFWGESDGRPRNLVSPDIYAEDFSAAVDFLGAQGFVDRNRIGVLGICGSGSFAISAAKIDPRITAVATVSMYDMGAANRNGLKHGVSVEQRKKAIAEAVAQRDVEFAGGETKYTSGTVDQLTESSNAIEREFYDFYRTPRGEFTPKGLSPLLTTHPTLTSNVRFMNFYPFNDIETISPRPMLFIAGEEAHSREFSEEAYRLAGEPKELVIVPGAGHVDLYDRVELIPFSKLTTFFRENLK, via the coding sequence ATGGCCAGTTCACTCACTGCGGGAGCCGCCGATATGTCCCATGGGGCCAACAATTTCTATCAGAGTGGGCAGGTTTCACTCGAGCGCGTCACCTTCAAAAACCAGTTCCAGATGACCACTGTCGGGAATCTGTATCTGCCCACAAAGCAGAGCGTGAACGCCAAGCATCCCGCAATCATCGTCGGGCACCCGATGGGGGCGGTCAAGGAGCAAAGCTCGAACCTCTATGCCCAGAAGCTGGCAGAGCAGGGCTTCGTGACCCTGGCCATCGATCTGTCGTTCTGGGGTGAAAGTGACGGGCGTCCGCGCAACCTGGTGTCGCCGGACATCTATGCCGAAGACTTCAGTGCGGCGGTCGACTTTCTCGGTGCTCAAGGTTTCGTTGATCGGAACCGTATAGGCGTGCTGGGCATCTGTGGCAGCGGCAGCTTTGCCATCAGTGCGGCGAAAATTGATCCACGCATAACAGCGGTTGCAACGGTCAGCATGTACGACATGGGTGCCGCCAACCGCAATGGACTCAAGCATGGCGTCTCGGTCGAACAGCGCAAAAAGGCTATCGCCGAAGCAGTAGCACAGCGTGATGTCGAATTTGCCGGAGGCGAAACCAAGTACACCAGTGGCACGGTGGATCAGCTAACTGAGAGCTCAAATGCCATCGAGCGGGAGTTTTACGACTTTTACCGCACACCTCGTGGTGAGTTCACCCCCAAAGGGCTATCGCCGCTTCTGACGACCCACCCGACGCTGACCAGTAACGTCAGGTTCATGAACTTCTATCCGTTCAATGACATCGAGACGATCTCGCCTCGTCCAATGTTGTTCATCGCAGGAGAGGAAGCTCATTCCCGTGAGTTCAGCGAGGAGGCGTATCGCCTTGCCGGCGAACCCAAGGAGTTGGTAATCGTGCCAGGCGCAGGCCATGTCGATCTCTATGACCGCGTTGAGCTGATCCCCTTCAGTAAGCTGACCACCTTCTTCCGCGAAAACCTCAAGTAA
- the csrA gene encoding carbon storage regulator CsrA — protein sequence MLILTRKVGESIVINDDIKVTILGVKGMQVRIGIDAPKDVQVHREEIFKRIQAGNPAPEKADDQY from the coding sequence ATGCTGATACTCACCCGCAAGGTTGGCGAAAGCATCGTCATCAACGATGACATCAAAGTCACCATTCTGGGCGTCAAGGGGATGCAAGTGAGGATCGGCATCGATGCGCCCAAGGATGTCCAGGTCCATCGTGAAGAGATTTTCAAGCGCATCCAGGCCGGCAACCCCGCTCCGGAGAAAGCCGACGACCAATACTGA